From the Roseateles sp. XES5 genome, one window contains:
- a CDS encoding caspase family protein has translation MIRYAAALLLSLSALSGAKAADRALVIGIGTYASLPEKMFLEGPKNDAPLIEKFLKEKLGYPADSIRVLRDKEATRAGILASIDEWLINGTQPGDRVYIYFSGHGLQVKDVSGDEEDGLDEALSTYDIAAGDGDWTNVILDDDIDAMLAKLKDRAVSIVIDACHSGTISRSLSTQVGEAMESARFLPRPHAKPVEQVKTRGLRVDVAVVDKPEIAKQNGVEAWSAASSYQVAWDDTRLPPEERHGVFTLSYVNGHEISAADSNGNGIVSNAELLEFVKKQSQTYCAAQSACQGLDPQLEVNYALLGASAVTPADAGTGQQTQQYQQPQTGGDTQQQTPDYSQQQTQSASYGKVEEVKVENTAQTAYVAADPVDAVGDILGKPQTGDVKVALSSDYLKSGDSFRITVTSTTSGHLILYDVAKDGKATQIFPNEAAKKITPLTANSPLTIPDDYYGFDFEADGPSENVLVAIVVADDVDLTKVAPNDYGLTKELDARTTIAEIADTLKQTWTRDTENRSVNWSLGLLKYQVY, from the coding sequence ATGATCCGTTACGCCGCCGCCCTCCTGCTGTCGCTTTCGGCTCTTTCGGGCGCGAAGGCCGCCGACCGCGCCCTCGTCATCGGCATCGGCACCTATGCCTCGCTGCCGGAGAAGATGTTCCTCGAAGGGCCGAAGAACGACGCGCCGCTGATCGAGAAGTTCCTCAAGGAAAAGCTCGGTTACCCCGCCGATTCGATCCGCGTGCTGCGCGACAAGGAAGCGACCCGCGCCGGCATTCTCGCCAGCATCGACGAATGGCTGATCAACGGCACGCAGCCCGGCGACCGCGTCTATATCTATTTCTCCGGCCACGGCCTTCAGGTGAAGGATGTGAGCGGCGACGAGGAGGACGGTCTCGATGAAGCGCTCTCGACCTATGACATCGCCGCTGGCGACGGCGACTGGACGAATGTCATTCTCGACGACGACATCGACGCGATGCTGGCCAAGCTGAAGGACCGTGCCGTCTCCATCGTCATCGACGCCTGCCATTCCGGCACAATCTCGCGCTCGCTTTCCACGCAGGTGGGCGAGGCGATGGAAAGCGCGCGCTTCCTGCCGCGTCCCCATGCCAAGCCCGTGGAGCAGGTGAAGACGCGCGGCCTGCGCGTCGATGTCGCCGTGGTCGACAAGCCGGAGATCGCCAAGCAGAACGGCGTCGAAGCCTGGAGCGCTGCCTCGTCCTACCAGGTCGCCTGGGACGATACCCGCCTGCCGCCGGAAGAGCGCCACGGCGTTTTCACGCTCTCCTATGTCAACGGCCACGAGATTTCCGCCGCCGACAGCAACGGCAACGGCATCGTCTCCAATGCGGAGCTGCTGGAATTCGTGAAGAAGCAGTCGCAGACCTATTGCGCGGCGCAGAGCGCCTGCCAGGGTCTCGACCCGCAGCTCGAGGTCAATTACGCCCTGCTCGGCGCCAGCGCCGTCACGCCCGCCGACGCCGGCACGGGCCAGCAGACGCAGCAGTACCAGCAGCCGCAGACGGGTGGCGACACCCAGCAGCAGACGCCGGATTACAGCCAGCAGCAGACCCAGAGCGCGAGCTACGGCAAGGTCGAAGAGGTGAAGGTCGAAAACACCGCGCAGACCGCCTATGTCGCGGCCGATCCGGTCGACGCCGTGGGCGATATTCTCGGCAAGCCGCAGACCGGCGACGTCAAGGTGGCTCTATCCTCCGACTACCTGAAGAGCGGCGATTCCTTCCGCATCACCGTGACGAGCACGACGAGCGGCCATCTCATCCTCTACGACGTCGCCAAGGACGGGAAGGCGACGCAGATCTTCCCGAACGAAGCGGCCAAGAAGATCACGCCGCTGACGGCGAATTCCCCGCTCACCATCCCGGACGACTATTACGGCTTCGATTTCGAGGCCGACGGCCCGAGCGAGAACGTCCTTGTCGCCATCGTCGTCGCCGACGACGTCGATCTCACCAAGGTCGCGCCGAACGACTATGGCCTCACCAAGGAACTCGACGCCCGCACCACCATCGCCGAGATCGCCGACACCCTGAAACAGACCTGGACGCGCGACACCGAAAACCGCAGCGTGAACTGGTCGTTGGGTCTGTTGAAATACCAGGTCTACTGA
- a CDS encoding caspase family protein translates to MKAIPRLLALSLAVALPVPAFAAQTYALVVGVDQYPNDVSLDGAVRDAEDVYRSMSAAGFKVVKFTNDQARKDDIRKAWTDMVAEAASGDTIIFTYAGHGAQMPELIAGDEADGLDEFLQLPGFDRNRYQETSNEIIVDNEMNAWFAEAEGKGVHVLFVSDSCFSGGMSRSIKGKSRLAPAVKVKLAPPSQEAIDGANLKDNAFKQVTVLAASLESQPTPEVIIDGEPRGALSWSFARAVEGSADRDGDGIITRIELEDYIFSNVKNRSEALQVPNFMPQVARSESEVVVRLTRGIPVETATADTGTAAGTATTNDTASTTATDKAIKPASDLGWTGKIALQIDGEATRPDRADGTGTPFRWDVASGVFYTPNGDVAAENVGQDRIQAVVDKFVLLDFLKAMASQNPGSVSLTPAKDIYAAGTRLRFDAPPGRYPNMLVFNLANTGEVQFLDMQAAGTNSSQFKLTDVEVVKPYGADHLITIWTTEPVDAIGAVLSDRNVNAATLLDALKTRLDGKEASVAIQPLYTRETL, encoded by the coding sequence ATGAAGGCAATTCCCCGGCTTCTCGCGCTTTCCCTTGCCGTGGCGCTGCCCGTTCCCGCTTTCGCGGCGCAGACCTATGCGCTCGTCGTCGGCGTCGACCAGTATCCGAACGATGTCAGCCTCGACGGCGCGGTCCGGGATGCGGAGGACGTCTACCGCTCCATGAGCGCGGCCGGCTTCAAGGTCGTCAAGTTCACCAACGACCAGGCGCGCAAGGACGATATCCGCAAGGCCTGGACGGACATGGTGGCGGAAGCCGCCTCCGGCGACACGATCATCTTCACCTATGCCGGCCACGGCGCGCAGATGCCCGAACTCATCGCCGGCGACGAGGCGGACGGGCTCGACGAGTTCCTGCAACTGCCGGGCTTCGACCGCAACCGCTATCAGGAAACCTCGAACGAGATCATCGTCGACAACGAGATGAACGCCTGGTTCGCCGAGGCCGAAGGCAAGGGCGTGCATGTGCTCTTCGTGTCAGACAGCTGCTTTTCCGGCGGCATGAGCCGGTCGATCAAGGGCAAGAGCCGGCTGGCGCCGGCCGTCAAGGTCAAGCTCGCGCCGCCCTCCCAGGAGGCGATCGACGGCGCGAACCTCAAGGACAATGCCTTCAAGCAGGTCACGGTGCTCGCCGCTTCGCTGGAAAGCCAGCCGACGCCAGAGGTCATCATCGACGGCGAGCCGCGCGGCGCGCTGAGCTGGAGCTTCGCCCGGGCTGTAGAGGGCAGCGCCGACCGCGACGGCGACGGCATCATCACGCGCATCGAGCTGGAAGACTACATCTTCTCCAACGTGAAGAACCGGTCCGAAGCGTTGCAGGTGCCGAACTTCATGCCGCAGGTCGCCCGCTCGGAGAGCGAAGTGGTCGTGCGGCTGACGCGCGGCATTCCGGTCGAGACCGCGACAGCCGATACAGGGACGGCGGCCGGGACAGCGACGACGAACGATACCGCCAGCACCACGGCGACCGACAAGGCGATCAAGCCGGCGAGCGATCTCGGCTGGACCGGCAAGATCGCGTTGCAGATCGACGGCGAGGCCACGCGGCCGGACCGGGCAGACGGCACCGGCACGCCCTTCCGCTGGGATGTGGCGAGCGGCGTCTTCTACACGCCGAACGGCGACGTCGCCGCCGAAAATGTCGGTCAGGACCGCATTCAGGCCGTGGTGGACAAATTCGTCCTGCTCGATTTCCTGAAGGCCATGGCAAGCCAGAATCCCGGCTCCGTCTCGCTGACGCCGGCAAAGGACATCTACGCCGCCGGCACCCGGCTGCGCTTCGACGCACCGCCCGGCCGCTATCCGAACATGCTCGTCTTCAACCTCGCCAATACGGGCGAAGTGCAGTTCCTCGACATGCAGGCGGCGGGGACCAACAGCTCGCAGTTCAAGCTGACCGATGTCGAGGTGGTCAAGCCCTACGGCGCCGACCATCTCATCACCATCTGGACCACCGAGCCGGTCGATGCCATCGGCGCGGTGCTGTCCGACCGCAACGTCAACGCCGCGACGCTGCTCGATGCGCTGAAGACGCGCCTCGACGGCAAGGAGGCGAGCGTCGCCATTCAACCTCTCTACACGCGGGAAACGCTCTGA
- a CDS encoding OmpA family protein, whose translation MRSLAATLFVLAGAAPAAAACDAMTGVTEAFNAGDEQQAKSFAATAGTANCTADERALVGRIASLTAFNNIAADVGNGGQLSSHRQALEALSDNYGGPWQVFDALGDLARERKEYEAAAKFYQIALEDGSNKTMTPDWMAPDEQYILRLDKLAGEMRLAAPRPVKLALRGPCKVSFRGVSIKKKSTPVRYVFGTADFTPEGMEAAKDVWECLKSVKPASIKLIGHTDPVGSADANYKLSLARAETLKVYLANAGYAGSITTIGKGEDEPFKPDDASAYDTETLNQLNRRVEVDVD comes from the coding sequence ATGCGATCCTTAGCGGCGACACTCTTCGTCCTGGCCGGCGCCGCACCGGCCGCCGCGGCCTGCGACGCCATGACCGGCGTCACCGAGGCGTTCAACGCAGGCGACGAACAGCAGGCGAAATCCTTCGCCGCGACGGCAGGGACTGCGAATTGCACGGCGGACGAGCGCGCGCTCGTCGGTCGCATCGCCTCGCTCACGGCCTTCAACAACATCGCGGCCGATGTCGGCAATGGCGGCCAGCTTTCGAGCCACCGGCAGGCGCTGGAAGCCCTCAGCGACAATTACGGTGGCCCCTGGCAGGTCTTCGACGCGCTGGGCGATCTCGCCCGCGAGCGCAAGGAGTACGAGGCCGCCGCGAAATTCTACCAGATCGCGCTGGAAGACGGCTCGAACAAGACGATGACGCCGGACTGGATGGCGCCGGACGAACAGTACATCCTGCGTCTCGACAAGCTGGCCGGCGAAATGCGGCTGGCAGCGCCGCGCCCGGTCAAGCTCGCCCTGCGCGGGCCCTGCAAGGTCTCCTTCCGCGGCGTGTCGATCAAGAAGAAATCGACGCCGGTGCGCTATGTCTTCGGCACGGCCGATTTCACGCCCGAAGGCATGGAGGCGGCAAAGGACGTCTGGGAATGCCTGAAGTCGGTCAAGCCGGCCTCGATCAAGCTCATCGGTCACACCGACCCGGTCGGTTCGGCCGACGCCAACTACAAGCTTTCGCTGGCCCGCGCCGAAACGCTGAAGGTCTATCTCGCCAATGCCGGCTATGCCGGATCGATCACCACGATCGGCAAGGGCGAGGATGAACCCTTCAAGCCGGACGATGCCAGCGCCTACGACACGGAGACGCTGAACCAGCTCAACCGCCGGGTGGAAGTGGACGTCGACTGA